TGGTTAGCTAAACACGTTACCATGCTTACACATCCAGCCTATCAACCTGGTAGTCTTCCAGGGGACTCTCGTCACAAGTGACATACGAAACCTAATCTTGGGTCGGGCTTCACGCTTAGATGCTTTCAGCGTTTATCCGTTCCGAAGTTAGCTATCCAGCCGTGCCGCTAGCGCGACAACTGGTACACCAGAGCTTCGTCCAACCAAATCCTCTCGTACTAAAGTTGAACACCCTCAAGTTTCGAACGCCCACGGCAGATAGGGACCGACCTGTCTCACGACGGTCTGAACCCAGCTCACGTACCACTTTCATTGGCGAACAGCCAAACCCTTGGGAGCTTCTTCACCCCCAGGATGTGATGAGCCGACATCGAGGTGCCAAACCGCATCGCCGCTATGGACGCTCGGATGCGATAAGCCTGTTATCCCCGGAGTACCTTTTATCTGTTGAGCTATAACCCTTCCATACGGGATTACAGGATCACTAAGACCTACTTTCGTACCTGCTCGACTTATGGGTCTCGCAGTCAAGCACGCTTCTAACTTTACTCTCTTCGCCTGATTGCCGTCCAGGCTGAGCGTACCATTGCACTCCTCCGTTACTCTTTGGGAGGAGACCGCCCCAGTCAAACTGCCCAACTGACATTGTCCCTCGCTCTGATTCAAGAGTCGAGGTTAGAACTAAAGCATAACCAGGGTGGTATTTCAAGGACGGCTCCTCCGACACTAGCGTGCCGGTCTCATAGCCTCCCACCTATCCTACACAAATTATACCTCAGCCCAATATCAGCCTGCAGTAAAGGTTCACGGGGTCTTTCCGTCTAACCGCGGGTATGTGGCATCTTCACCACAACTACAATTTCACCGGGTCGGTGGTTGAGACAGTGCTCAAATCGTTACGCCTTTCATGCAGGTCGGAACTTACCCGACAAGGAACTTCGCTACCTTAGGACCCTCATAGTTAGGGCCGCCGTTTACTGGGGCTTCGGTCGCCAGCTTCTCCCCGAAGGGATAACCGTCTTCCTTAACCTACCAGCACCGGGCAGGCGTCAGTCTCTATACATCCACTTGCGTGTTAGCAGAGACCTGTGTTTTTGATAAACAGTCGTTAGAGCCGATTTTCTGTGGCCTACTTGCGTAGGCGCCCCTTATTGCGAACTTACGGGGCCATTTTGCAGAGTTCCTTAACCACCGTTCTCCCGAGCGCCTTAGACTACTCGTCTCGCCTACCTGTGTCAGTTTTAGTACGGTCACGTCGCTTCAAAGCTAGGAGCTTTTCTTGGACGTCCTTCCAGAGACTTCGAGAACTTAAACGCTCTCGGTCGACAACCTTGACTGGTGACGGGTGATTTAATCCCCATCGTCTCAGTTGCCTCCACGGACATTTCTAGTCGTACCGCTCTCATTCCGGACGCCGTCCCTCCATCGCTCCACGACATGGCATAGGAATATTGACCTATTCTCCATCGTCTACGCCTTTCGGCCTCGACTAAGGTGCCGGCTAACCCTGGGCGGATTTGCCTTCCCCAGGAAACCTTAGGCTTTCGGCGAGCAGGATTCTCACCTGCTTTATCGTTACTCATTCCGGCATAATCACCCGATGACCCCAACACCGCTCGTTACCGTACGGCTTGTATCTGATCATCGGCGCTCTCCTACCGCTTTAATCCGAAGATTAAAACCCGTTGCTTCGGTATAATACTTACTCCCGTTCATTATCGGCGCAGAAATGCTCGACCGGTAAGCTGTTACGCACTTTTTAAATGGTGGCTGCTTCTAAGCCAACATCCCGGCTGTCACGGCACTTCAACTTCCTTAGTGACTTAGTATTATTTAGGGACCTTAGCAGACGATCTGGGTTGTTTCCCTCTCGACCGCGGAGCTTATCCCCCGCGGACTGACTGCCGAGATAGTTTTACCGGTATTCGGAGTTTGGTTCAGTGAGGTACCCCGGGAAGGGCCCCCATCCGATTCAGTATCTCTACCCCCGGTAAATAGTGGCTCGACGCTATCCCTCAAGATATTTCGGAGAGAACGAGCTATCTGCTGGTTTGATTACACTTTCAGTCCTCCCCACAAGTCATCCCCTCGGTTTTCAACCCAAGTGGGTTCGGTCCTCCACGCAGTTTAACCCGCGCTTCAACCTGCTCATGGGTAGATCACACAGCTTTCGCGTCTGCAGCACACGACTAACGCCCTATTAAGACTTGGTTTCCCTCTGGCTACGTCCCGTAAAGACTTAACCTGCCGTATACCACAACTCGCCGGATCATTATGCAAAAGGCACGCCGTCACCCGTGGCTAGGCCATAGGGCTCCGACCGCTTGTAAGCACATGGTTTCAGGTTCACTTTCCTCCCCTAGAAGGGGTTCTTCTCATCATTCAGTCACCCTACTGATTCACTATCGGTCGTTAAGGAGTATTTAGCCTTACGAGATGGTCCTCGTCGATTCAACCGGGGTTTCACGTGACCCGGCCTACTCAGGTGCTTCTACCGTGAGACAATATTTTTGTGTACGGGACTGTCACCCTCTATGGTCGGTCTTTCCAAGCCGTTCCACTAACACGTCTCAATCAGATGTTGAAGTCCTACAACCCCGCGAGGGAAACCCTTGCGGTTTGGGCTATTCCGATTTCGCTCGCCGCTACTGACGGAATCGATTTTTCTTTCTCTTCCTCTGGTTACTTAGATGTTTCAGTTCACCAGGTTGGGTAGGGTATCCCGGGATCATAGTTTGTTTGTCAACTTCCCCAGGCTTTTCGCAGACTTCCACGCCCATTCTCTTAACGCCAAGACATCCCCCATGTGCCCTTAGTAGCTTGACCACCGAAATCTCGAACTCGCTAAACAGCACTCTCGAAAGAGTATTGTTTTCGCAAACACAAGGCTTCAGGGTATCTACCAACGATAAATATTTGCTGCTCTTGTGATACCATGCTTGCAACGAGCTCTAACGTGAGGTTCGTTACTTGCAGTGGTATCAACGCTTCAGAAAAACATTTTCAGTGACTATGTTAACTAACTTAAAAAGGATTTAAGTCAGCAGCATAGAACTGTGGTGTTCTATTAGATGCCTTCTACCAATCAACCAAAATGTCAAAGATCGGACGCACTTAAGTCTAGCAAGTGCGTTTAATTGTTTCTGATTGCCATTCGGAGCTGACAGTTGTCAGGTGTTTCGTTTGGCGTGTCAGGTGAGTCGAAAGTTTACAGTTGGTGGCGTTTGTCGTCAACAGCTGTTTTAAGTTTTCAACAAGTTTTGTTTTTTCAACGTTTGTTGTTTTGGCAACAAGTTGTTGAAAAGGTTATCAGTCGGCTGGTGTTTTAGCAACAGTCGTTTGAAGTTTCCAGTGGAGGTGAACGGACTTGAACCGATGACCCCCTGCGTGCAAAGCAGGTGCTCTCCCAACTGAGCTACACCCCCTGGATCTTTGCGAGGCGGAATTAGAATCGATGTCGCGGTTTAGTGCAAGGCCTGATTCAAATTTTTTCGTCTCGCTGAAGTTGTTTCGGCATTCGAGTGGTGAAAGCTTTAACAATTCAGTGGGTGTACCAAGATTCGAACTTGGGACCTCATCGTTATCAGCGATGCGCTCTAACCAACTGAGCTATACACCCTCGAAGCCGTGTGAGCGGCCAAGGTTGGCCGGTCACAGTCGCTTCAACGATCCAAAGTTTACGCAGTCAGAGGCCGCTGTCAAACGGGCTTCGCCTCAAATTTGAAAAATGGAACACAAGTTGCTTCGTGTTCGTCTTTCAAACTCGATGCTGTAAGTATCGGGTGGTCGGTGGGCTGAACTTGAATCGACATTCCCCTGAAGTCGTAATTCTCTGTAAATTCTTGGGATAGAGCTCACCCATGTACCGTGCGACCAATAGAAGGAATCGCCATGTTTAAGAGATGTGTTGAAAGGACGGCAGCGTCGCTGATCGGCTTATGTTTTTTTGCCGGGAGCTCGGTCGCTGCTGACCCCAGTGCGAAGGACGCTTTAAGTGATGCGATCTCTCCCGTTCAGAAGGATGTGGATTATTCGCGGGTCAAGGCGGACGAGATCGCCGATTGTCGGGTGCAAAGCACCAAAGAGCCCGGCTGGGCGGGGTGGTACGTGCTCAGTCCCGCCGGCGACAAATTGCGGCGGTTCGCTGATACCAACAATGACAAGCAGATCGATCTGTGGTGCTACTATCTCGGTGGCGTCGAGGTCTATCGCGACATCGACTCGGACTTTAATGGCAAAGCAGACCAGTATCGCTGGCTCGGAACAGCCGGTTCGCGTTGGGGAATCGATGCGGACGAAGACGGTTCGGTCGATTCTTGGAAGGCAATTTCGGCTGAAGAAGCGACGCAGGAATTGGTGCGAGCGATCGCGGCGAAAGATTCCCAGCGGTTTGAACGGCTGTTGCTGAGTTCGGCAGAGCTTTCGCAGTTGGAGTTGCCCAAGGAATTGAGCGGCCGGTTGGGAAGAAAGCTTGGCGATGCAAAGTCGGGCTTCCAGGCTTTTGCCAAGAAACAGACTTCGATCGGCTCGGAGGCAAAGTGGCAGCACTTTATTGCCTCCCAGCCCGGCGCGGTCACCAGCGTGGTCAGCAATGACGCCGATCAGGATCTCCTGGTCTATGAAAACGTCGTTGCGATGTACGAAGCCGGGGCCGCGGGCAAAGGTGGACAGTTATATGTAGGGACCTTGGTCCGTGTGGGGAACGCTTGGCGCGTGATCGATGTGCCCCAGTTGCTGGACAATAACGAAGGTGTTGCCCACGGGGCTGGCTTCTTTTTCTCGGCACCTGGTACGGTTCCAAGTCTGCCGGCGGAGAATTCGCCCGCCAACGAGAGCATGCAGAAATTGGTTGCTCAAATGGAATCGATCGAGGAGAAGTTGCGTGGCGCGACCTCGGCCGCAGCCAAAGCAGGTCTGCATGAGGAGCAGGCAAAGGTTCTGGAATCGTTGATCTCCAGCGCCCGGGATGCCAATGAGTCCGCGATGTGGGTTCGGCAGATGACCGAAACGATCAGTGCGGCGATCCATGGCGGCGAATACGCCGAAGGTTTGGGGCGGCTCGATCGCCTGCGACGCTCGATCCCCGTTTCGAACAAGGATCTGGCCGCGTTTGTCACCTTTGAGTACATCAACGCCGACTATGGTTTGAAGCTGCAGAAGCCCGAAGCCGATTTCGCCAAGATCCAAGAGGAGAAGATCAAGGCGTTGACCGATTTCGTCGCCGAGTATCCAACCGCGGACGAATCGGCCAAGGCGATGATGGATCTGGCGCTCAGCAAGGAGTTCGAAAACGAAGACAAAGCCGCTCTCGCTTGGTATGGCAAAGTGATTGCCAATTTTGCTTCGTCCCCCGAGGCTCAGAAGGCGCAGGGTGCGATTCGTCGACTCGATGCGATCGGCAACACGCTGCCGCTGAAAGGGACGACGATCGATGGCCGTGCTTTTGATTTGAGTCGTTATCGTGGTCGTCCTGTCGTGATCCATTATTGGGCCACGTGGTGCGAGACTTGCAAACAGGACATGAAGCTGTATCGCAAGTTGCAGGCGCAATATGCCAGCGAGAACGTGGAGTTTATCGGGATCAATGTCGATACCGTCAAAACTTCGGCTCAGGACTACCTTCGCGAAAACGCATCGGTCGTGAACTGGCCGCAGTTGTTCGACGAAGGGGGGCTCGAATCGAGCCCGTTGGCGAACATCTTGGGAGTCCAAACGTTGCCAACGACCATCGTGATCGACAAGCAGGGCAAAATTGCCAAAACAAATGTGATCGCGACCGAATTGGAAGACGAAATCAAGAGTATCGTTCGGTAATCGGATACTTGACCAGTAGCCCCAAGTTTTCTAGCTTAGTCGACCGAAGGAGTGCTTGGTGTGGACGCGATCGACACCAAGCGACGTCCTTTGCGAATAAGTTTGAGCTGCGGCAGATTTGCTGCAGCTCGATCAACTGCCCGATGGTGTAATTGGCAACACAGTGGATTCTGGTTCCATCATTCTAGGTTCAAGTCCTAGTCGGGCAACTTTCTAAGCCTTCCGAAGCAATTCGGGAGGCTTTTTTTATGGGGTTTTCGCTGTCTTGCCGCGGATCGGATTCCTTCAAGCCGCTCCGTAAGCAGCGTCGATGGCGGATTGGCAACTTGTTTGTCGCAGTTTCCGGCGAAGCATTTGGGAGCTCAAGCGGTCGGCTTGCTTGGTTGCCAGGGGAAACGATCCCCAGCTCGTGGTGTGCTCCCCAGAAACTGTTCCATGAGTTATGAGAGTGTACCGGCCAATGGTGGCCCAGGAGAGACTCTTGAAATGACGAACGCACGAAAACGGCGTAGGCCGGAACAGATTGTGAAGGCACTTGCCGAAGGCGAAGCCATGCTGGCAGCCGGTAATTCCGCTGCTGAGGTGTATCAGAAACTTGGCGATGTCGAATCGACTTGGATGCGATGGAAGAAACAGTTTGGTGGCATGAAGTCGGATGAGGCCAAGCGGCTGCGCGAACTTGAAGTTGAAAACCAGAGGCTTAAGGAGTTGCTGGCCGAAGCGGAACTCGACAAGAAGATGCTGAAGATGATCGCAGAGGGGAACTTCTAAGCCCGATGCGCCGGCGCGAAGCAGCGTGCAAGTTGCAGGACTGCTTTGGCGTCTCGGAGCGTCGGGCTTGCAGGACGCTTGACCAACCACGCAGCAGCCAGCGGTACGAAGCAAAGGCCAACGAAGAGGAACCACGGCTAATTGGTCGGATACTCGAGCTCGTTGGTGAATCTCCCCGCTACGGCTATCGACGAATCACACGCATTCTTCGACAGGAAGGCTGGCGTGTGAATTTCAAACGCATTCACCGGCTCTGGAAACAGGAAGGACTTAAAGTGCCCGTAAAAAAAAAGTGAAAAAACGACGTTTGGGCAGTTCGGAGGGTGGCATCATTCGCCGCGTGGCGGAGCGTCCCAATCACGTTTGGTCGATCGACTTCATTTTTGATCGAACTGAGAATGGTCTCTCACTGAAGATTCTCTCACTGATTGATGAGTTCACTCGGGAATGCATTG
Above is a genomic segment from Rosistilla ulvae containing:
- a CDS encoding transposase produces the protein MTNARKRRRPEQIVKALAEGEAMLAAGNSAAEVYQKLGDVESTWMRWKKQFGGMKSDEAKRLRELEVENQRLKELLAEAELDKKMLKMIAEGNF
- a CDS encoding TlpA disulfide reductase family protein — translated: MFKRCVERTAASLIGLCFFAGSSVAADPSAKDALSDAISPVQKDVDYSRVKADEIADCRVQSTKEPGWAGWYVLSPAGDKLRRFADTNNDKQIDLWCYYLGGVEVYRDIDSDFNGKADQYRWLGTAGSRWGIDADEDGSVDSWKAISAEEATQELVRAIAAKDSQRFERLLLSSAELSQLELPKELSGRLGRKLGDAKSGFQAFAKKQTSIGSEAKWQHFIASQPGAVTSVVSNDADQDLLVYENVVAMYEAGAAGKGGQLYVGTLVRVGNAWRVIDVPQLLDNNEGVAHGAGFFFSAPGTVPSLPAENSPANESMQKLVAQMESIEEKLRGATSAAAKAGLHEEQAKVLESLISSARDANESAMWVRQMTETISAAIHGGEYAEGLGRLDRLRRSIPVSNKDLAAFVTFEYINADYGLKLQKPEADFAKIQEEKIKALTDFVAEYPTADESAKAMMDLALSKEFENEDKAALAWYGKVIANFASSPEAQKAQGAIRRLDAIGNTLPLKGTTIDGRAFDLSRYRGRPVVIHYWATWCETCKQDMKLYRKLQAQYASENVEFIGINVDTVKTSAQDYLRENASVVNWPQLFDEGGLESSPLANILGVQTLPTTIVIDKQGKIAKTNVIATELEDEIKSIVR
- a CDS encoding IS3 family transposase, encoding MRRREAACKLQDCFGVSERRACRTLDQPRSSQRYEAKANEEEPRLIGRILELVGESPRYGYRRITRILRQEGWRVNFKRIHRLWKQEGLKVPVKKK